CGTCGCCGGAGCAGTTCGATAATCCACGGGGTGTCGATGAGGCTACCGATTACTATTCGCTGGGAGTGGTGCTGTATGAATGCCTGTCGGGCAAAGTGCCCTTTTCGATGACGGATAATACGGGCATTGCGCGATTTATGGGCGAAGTGCTTCGGTCAACGCCCCCAGCGCTGCGGTTGCCATCCGGGCAAAACGTTCCCCCAAGTCTGGATACGATTCTGGAATGGATACTGGCCAAAAGTCCAGCGGAACGACTGCATGACGTTAACGAGCTTGTATTTCTACTGAAGCAGGCCCAGGTTGAACAGGCCCAGACCAGCCAGTCATCAGTTCGGCAGCCATCGGTTCCGTCACGTACGATGGCTGCTCCTGTACAGCCATCCCGCCCCATCCCATCATCCGATCCAATTGATGATGTTGAGCCTGATAACCGAACTGGCCGATGGTTGAACGGACTGATCTTTTTTATGGTAACCCTGCTGATCGGACTGGCGGTGCTGTACAAAAACTATCTGGACGATGCCAAAACCAAAATCCATATCGTAGCCGATTCAACACGAATGACGACGGATTCTTCGGATACGGACATGGTCGATGAAGATACCACATCAGCCTCATCCGAATCCCCGATGGAGACTATTGCTGATTCGACCACCACCGAAACTCAGCCAGAAACAGTGCCTGAACCACCTGCCACCGTACCCGATTCATCGAACGCAGTGGTTGATTCAGTCGCAGCGTTTAACGAATAACCTTTCAACCTTGCTCGGCCAAATAGGAAAAGAGCAAAAAGGGTATGACTACCAAACTATGAATATATCCTCTGGTCATTCTGGCCGTTTCTATTTGCTGGGCGCATCGATTATATTGCTACTGCTATTTGGACGGTTGTATATGAACTTGCTCCCTACGCTTAATCAGGCGAAGGGGGCTCTTGCCAGTGGCCAGGCCTTCACGCTCCGTTCCGGGCTAAAATCGACGCCTGTCCAGCGACTTCTCAACACGGGTAATTACTACAGTGATCCGAAAGATCGGGCGCTGGTTGCCGATTCGCTAGTCGCTAAACTTCGGCAACAGGGTTCGCCCGAAAATCTGGGCGCCTTAAATAAGCGGTCGTTTTCGGTGCTGGCACCCGTCGCATGGCGAGGGCGAATGGGCGGAGTCGATTTCCAGAGCCGATTGCAGGTGTCCCGCCAGCAAATGGGCTTCGATTCGGTTCTGTACGTTCGCGAACTAAACAACCCAAAAGCCTACCCCGCTTCGGTTAGTGCCGGAAACGGTACAGAAGCGATAACGGGCCAGGTTATTCGAGATGAACAGCCAATGGCCGATGTGTTGGTTCAGTTAAAGCACCACCCGGCAACGGCCCAACCCGATACCCTTCCAGACCGATTCATCTATGCCCGAACGGATGCAGATGGCCGATTTTCTTTCACGGGTTTAACCAAAGGTGCAGGCTACAGTGTAGTACCCTTAAAGCCTGGTTTCGAGTTTGGAAGCCGGAGAGGAACGAGCCATCTGACGAGCGACCAGAGCTACACATTTACAGCACGTCGACATCAACTGCGGCTGATTGGCTCTACCGTTTATGGGCAACTTAAAACCGATCATGCCTTTACCGTTCGAACGCCAACGGCTTTTACCCTACAATTCTGGGCGATTGTTGGCCTGTTCCTGCTGGTTTTCTGGCTCGTTCAGGGCTTCTGGGACATCCGCCGTTTTCAACCTGACCCTTTGTTATTAGCTATTCTGATGTTGCTGACGGGCATATCGACATTGACCCTCTTAGCGATTCAGGACCCGTTGCAGGATATGTTGTATGCCTGGCAAACCCTGCAGGGAGTTGCGGCTGGGTTGCTGGGTATGACCATTGTATCTCAACTGCCTGTTGGTCGCTTGTATGCAGATTGGCGCTACGACTGGCTGTTTACGTTTCAGAATCGGGATGCCATACGGCTTTCTGGCTGGAGCTGGCTGGTACTTGCTGTCGGGCTGGCACTCTTGACCTTACTGGTTGGTTCGGGACCGGAAGGGAGTGGTGTGCGGGTAAATCTGTCTATACTGGGCCTAACGTTTCAACCCAGCGAAATCACCAAATACCTGCTGTTGTTCTTCTTTGCGGGTTTCTTTGCTACCCACGAGCAGCCGATTCGGCAACTCCCCGATCTGCGCTGGCGATTTAGGGTAAGTTTCGGCGCTCTGGCTGGAGCAGGGGCGCTTATGCTCCTCTACCTGCTGCTGGGCGATATGGGACCTGCTCTGGTTGTTTGCTTTACGTTCCTGCTTTTTTACAGTATCGCCAGGGGAAATCTACCCCTTACGCTGGCAACGGGACTAGGCTATGGGCTGGCACTCTGGTTGTTGCCCGGTTGGCTGGCTACGATACTCAGTTTTGTTGGGCTGATCGGATATATGTACTGGCGGGGCGATGCCCGTTCTCAAACCGGACTTGGCCGGATCGCATTGTTGACCGAGGCCCCAATACTACTCGTACTCGTAATGGCCATGTTTGCCTTTGGCGATCAGTTGCCATTTGTCGGGAGTCGTCTGGCCGACCGAAAAGCTATGTGGCTAAGTCCCTGGGATAACGATGTCTACGGGGGCGACCATCTGGCACACAGTTTCTGGGCGTTGGCATCCGGCGGCTGGACGGGGCAGGGCTTAGGAAAGGGCTTTGCCAGTGCCATGCCAGCCGCTCATACGGATATGATACTCCCTAGTGTGGGTGAAGAGCTGGGTGGATTGGGCGTGGTTGCAGTTTTTCTGCTGATGGGTATTCTCTTACACCGGATCTTGCTGCACGCCCGACGAGCTGGTCAGCCGTTTAGTTTTTTCCTGGTGGCGGGTATTGCGCTGGCAACGGGTGTTCAGTTTTTGATCATTGCAGGCGGCTCCATTGGATTATTGCCTTTAACAGGTATCAGTGTGCCTTTTCTAAGCTACGGTAAAATATCGCTCATCATCAATTTGATGGCTATGGGCGTTGTGTTTAGTGTAGCAACTAGACCGGGGCAGTCTGAGCAGCGCCAATACCTGGAGAAACACTATGATGTCGTCCTGATGGCGGGTATTGCTGGCTTTCTGCTGGGTGTGCTGGTGCTGATTGGTCGTCTGTTGCCCATCATCGGCTGGCGGGGTAACGAGTATATTGTGCGGCCCGCCCGTGTGGTGACCCGCAACGGTGATCCTGTGTATAGCTACAACCCCCGAATCGAGCGGTTAACCCGCGCACTGGCCGCAGGTACTGTCTACGACCGAAATGGGCTAGTGCTGGCAACCAGCTCGACTGAACAGGTTACCCAGCAACTGGCCCGACTTCGGCAGAGCGGCCTGAAAACCGATCAGCTTCAAACGCTCATACAAAAACGGCAGCAACGGTATTATCCCTTTGGAGAGCACCTGTTTTTCTGGACGGGGGATTTAAATACGCAACTCTTCTGGGGGCAAAGTAATGGGTATTATGCGGAAGCGACCCACTTCAGCGAGTTACGGGGTTTCAACAGCCGTCCTCGAAAAACAACCCTGGTTACGACCGATTACCGGGCCGACCGCTTTAGTCCATCCGTTCAACAGGCGCGGACACTAACCGTCTATGACTACAGCGAGCTGGCTCCGGCGTTACGGGCAGGGATCGATAGCCGGGAAGTGGCCGATCGCAAAGCAAAAAATCGCGACATTCATCTGAGTATCAACGCGGCATTGCAGGTGGCACTGCAACAGGCACTGGCACAGTCGGAATACAAAGACAAACGCCTATCGGTGGTAGTACTGGACGCTGGGTCGGGCGATGTACTGGCATCGGCAGTTCATCCATTACCCGCGCTGAAAACACCCGACGTGATGCTGTTGTCGGATCGGGATCGGCTGAAACTCTCGTATCTAGTCACCGAACGGGATTTGGGCATGACCTATCCGACAGCTCCCGGTTCAACAGCTAAAATCCTGACTGCCACGGCCGCCTTTAACAAACTGGGTTCATCGGCCTCAGCTATTCGCTATCCGATTTCGTGCGAGGAAATTATTCGACGTGGAACGCGGGAGTCGGAACCCTGCGGAGAACTGGTGGATATGCGAAAGGCAATTGCTCGGTCGAGTAACGTTTATTTTATCCGAATCGCGAACGATAACGCGCTGGATACTGAACTGGCCGATCTCTATTTAGCTACAGGGATGAACGTCGATCTGGTTGGTGGCTACTCCTTTTTGGATACCCATACCGATGCAGAACGGGTTCAGATACGCCAGCATTGGCGCGATTCATCGTTTGTCGTACGTCGGAAGTTGTATCAGAGTACACAATATCCAAGACGCTACCGAAGTGAGTTTTCGGGGCTGGCCTGGGGGCAGGGGCAGTTGACCGCAACACCCGCATCAATGGCCCGTATGGCCGGAGCCATTGCCAACAACGGCGTCTTACAGCCTTCCCGCTATGTACTGGACCGGGCCGGAAAAACCGAGCCAATAACCACCGGCAAGCCCGTAGCCCGACGACCTGATTATGCCGAACAGGTAAAAGAATTCATGATCGAGCAATCAAATCCCCCGTCGGGACGTAGTAAGATTAGTATAGCTCGGGTAGCTGGTAAAACAGGTACTCCCGAACGGATTGTGCAGGGCGTACAGATCAACGATGGCTGGTATGTGTTTTTTGCCCCCACACCTGACGGGCGGTCGAATACAGTTGTGGCAGTACGGATCGAGCTGGGGCAATCATCAGCCGATGCCGTCAGTTTAGCGAATACCGTAGTGGCTCCTATTTTAAAAGAGCGTAACTATTTGGGAAGTTTTTAACGTAATGCGGCTGGAAAGCCGCAACCTGACCTGGCCTACGGCCGCACGGGTTTCCACCCACGTTACACCAATTCATTATGAGCCTGATAGAAAAAGTCAAAAATTTATTTGGGTTTACCCCAGCCGAGCAGCAACCGACTCTAGCAGCCTCCAACGTGCCTGATGAATTTGAACAGCCGACTGAGTCTAAACAGCTAACTCATGGCCCGTCAAAAACAGGGCTGGTGGGGCCTCCACCAGCATCTCAGTTACGGGAGCACGTTATGCGGTTTATAATCAGTAAACTTCGGGCTTATCAGAATGAGCCCGACACCGCTCCCGTAGGTGTACGATTGGCAGTTTTATGCACCGATACTGAGGAAGAAGAACTATACCGGGTCGTTGTGTGGGCGAATCAACCGGAAAAGTTTCAGGCCGAGCTGGCTCGCCAACTGGCCGATTATTACATTACACTGCCCAAAAACTGGCAGTTCGAGTACGCCTTTTTTACTGACCAATTGCCCGACACTACATACCAGGAAGGAAATCTGGGTTTGGTCGTTGTCGATCGAGCGAAGCCTGAAAGCGCCACTCTTCGCGCACGAGTAGTTGCCCTGGTGGGGCAGATGGAGCAAGCGGAATACATACTTGATTCAACCCAGCAAACCGCGTTCTGCATGGGCCGTGGACATACAACTCAAACGGCATCGGGGCGGGTTCGGACCAATGATATTGTTATATTAAATGACGACGATCCAGGATTCGATCCCCAAAAAGGCGCTGGCAATGGGGCCGTTAGTCGGGCGCATGCGACAATTCGCTTTGATATGATACAAAAACGCTATGCGCTGCTGGTCGATCCAGGTGGGCTACCTTCCGGGGGGAACAAAACGAAGCTCATTCACCCAAACGATACCATCGAACGGGCCGATATTGCCGGCATGAGTTACCCCCTACAAAATGGCGATCAGATTGAGCTTGGGGGCGAAGTAACACTCTTGTTCGAGCTTCTATAAAGCAGCTCAGTATAGGTTAGAGTAGGATCAAGTAAATCATTGTACGTGAAGGCTTTGGTAGTTCTAGGCATGACGCACGTCTTTCGCAATGCCTGGTTTATTTTCCTATGAAGACTTTCTCTCTGCTTTGCCTTTCTCTCTTTTTTCCGTTGGTACTTTTAGCTCAGGCGACGGAATCGTATCCTGTTCATCCTGATACGCAGCCTCAGGAGGGAGTCCCCAAAGGCGAAGTGCTTAAATTCACATTCGAGTCGTCCAGGATTTTTCCGGGTACATGGCGCGAGTATTGGGTATACATACCTGCGCAATATCAGCCTTCTCAACCAGCCTGTGTGTATATAAATCAAGACGGCATTCAGTGGCAGGCCCCCGCCGTTTTTGATAATCTGATTCATAAAAAGCAAATGCCCGTCACGATTGGCGTGTTCGTGATGCACGGGCGTGTGAAAG
This window of the Spirosoma aerolatum genome carries:
- a CDS encoding FHA domain-containing protein, which encodes MSLIEKVKNLFGFTPAEQQPTLAASNVPDEFEQPTESKQLTHGPSKTGLVGPPPASQLREHVMRFIISKLRAYQNEPDTAPVGVRLAVLCTDTEEEELYRVVVWANQPEKFQAELARQLADYYITLPKNWQFEYAFFTDQLPDTTYQEGNLGLVVVDRAKPESATLRARVVALVGQMEQAEYILDSTQQTAFCMGRGHTTQTASGRVRTNDIVILNDDDPGFDPQKGAGNGAVSRAHATIRFDMIQKRYALLVDPGGLPSGGNKTKLIHPNDTIERADIAGMSYPLQNGDQIELGGEVTLLFELL
- a CDS encoding FtsW/RodA/SpoVE family cell cycle protein, with translation MNISSGHSGRFYLLGASIILLLLFGRLYMNLLPTLNQAKGALASGQAFTLRSGLKSTPVQRLLNTGNYYSDPKDRALVADSLVAKLRQQGSPENLGALNKRSFSVLAPVAWRGRMGGVDFQSRLQVSRQQMGFDSVLYVRELNNPKAYPASVSAGNGTEAITGQVIRDEQPMADVLVQLKHHPATAQPDTLPDRFIYARTDADGRFSFTGLTKGAGYSVVPLKPGFEFGSRRGTSHLTSDQSYTFTARRHQLRLIGSTVYGQLKTDHAFTVRTPTAFTLQFWAIVGLFLLVFWLVQGFWDIRRFQPDPLLLAILMLLTGISTLTLLAIQDPLQDMLYAWQTLQGVAAGLLGMTIVSQLPVGRLYADWRYDWLFTFQNRDAIRLSGWSWLVLAVGLALLTLLVGSGPEGSGVRVNLSILGLTFQPSEITKYLLLFFFAGFFATHEQPIRQLPDLRWRFRVSFGALAGAGALMLLYLLLGDMGPALVVCFTFLLFYSIARGNLPLTLATGLGYGLALWLLPGWLATILSFVGLIGYMYWRGDARSQTGLGRIALLTEAPILLVLVMAMFAFGDQLPFVGSRLADRKAMWLSPWDNDVYGGDHLAHSFWALASGGWTGQGLGKGFASAMPAAHTDMILPSVGEELGGLGVVAVFLLMGILLHRILLHARRAGQPFSFFLVAGIALATGVQFLIIAGGSIGLLPLTGISVPFLSYGKISLIINLMAMGVVFSVATRPGQSEQRQYLEKHYDVVLMAGIAGFLLGVLVLIGRLLPIIGWRGNEYIVRPARVVTRNGDPVYSYNPRIERLTRALAAGTVYDRNGLVLATSSTEQVTQQLARLRQSGLKTDQLQTLIQKRQQRYYPFGEHLFFWTGDLNTQLFWGQSNGYYAEATHFSELRGFNSRPRKTTLVTTDYRADRFSPSVQQARTLTVYDYSELAPALRAGIDSREVADRKAKNRDIHLSINAALQVALQQALAQSEYKDKRLSVVVLDAGSGDVLASAVHPLPALKTPDVMLLSDRDRLKLSYLVTERDLGMTYPTAPGSTAKILTATAAFNKLGSSASAIRYPISCEEIIRRGTRESEPCGELVDMRKAIARSSNVYFIRIANDNALDTELADLYLATGMNVDLVGGYSFLDTHTDAERVQIRQHWRDSSFVVRRKLYQSTQYPRRYRSEFSGLAWGQGQLTATPASMARMAGAIANNGVLQPSRYVLDRAGKTEPITTGKPVARRPDYAEQVKEFMIEQSNPPSGRSKISIARVAGKTGTPERIVQGVQINDGWYVFFAPTPDGRSNTVVAVRIELGQSSADAVSLANTVVAPILKERNYLGSF
- a CDS encoding serine/threonine protein kinase — translated: MPTTVSVNTHFPGYEIIGELGRSNARVLKARHLATGDLVAIKHFTVNTDADTLRRFRLESQLMTDIQHPNVVRVREVQLDMPMPFIVMEWVEGGNLRTLLGEQGYLDIPNTIRLGLQMAEAFKAIHPQGIIHRDIKPENILFRSLPSGEIHFLLTDFGVARLREQSQTMTGQSLMTYEYASPEQFDNPRGVDEATDYYSLGVVLYECLSGKVPFSMTDNTGIARFMGEVLRSTPPALRLPSGQNVPPSLDTILEWILAKSPAERLHDVNELVFLLKQAQVEQAQTSQSSVRQPSVPSRTMAAPVQPSRPIPSSDPIDDVEPDNRTGRWLNGLIFFMVTLLIGLAVLYKNYLDDAKTKIHIVADSTRMTTDSSDTDMVDEDTTSASSESPMETIADSTTTETQPETVPEPPATVPDSSNAVVDSVAAFNE